Below is a genomic region from Gadus morhua chromosome 4, gadMor3.0, whole genome shotgun sequence.
tatatatctcgatattttctatagagtgggttagatatcttttttttgtaagtcaaaagccacatgtgagatgttgcaagcacttttattaaaacctaggtcagtatgactgcaacatatgattttgtatcgttattttcaacagaattgaatgaacatattaaaaaaaagggacttttttcaccttcttcacaaaacaatataaagctgtaggttacacacattagctaccattaagagcattggcttcgtcgcattgtcctgcaatctcccgccccctcccttctccgttccatttgggaacatgtttggtttcattttgcttgtttcgtatattttaattaattaattaagaccgtcaccagagggcgcccccaacacatttgccgagcgccggccctggtttcagggcagaagaaactgtcgcggccggtgatgcagcagcacagccacggagttttacgcattcctcatactgcactttgtgccgctgctgtaaatggtgtaacagatttgtcgtgcttccacttttagtcgcaacggttttgctacactctctacagatgacctgcagctgctgctcatctgatttttttaaacccgaactattcccacattatggagccattgtttctcctctttgaaacaattttgtctcccgccgccgtctcgttttctttacgggtatcatccatgcttgttgtgttgtgagggggcggcgggggcgggaatgaggcgtctttgcacacggcacgttcggaaagacagagtgggagggggaggggtcgcgctcacagtctccaaggcaagcgctgtagacacttgagggggaaactgaccattttaacgcatatcgatataaacgatattgtcaaatcttgtatccccttggaaattatatagatatatcgtacatagccgatatatcctgcagccctacaCTGTAGATTACTATTCAAATTTCTGGGAAATAGATTATCTCTCAGACACAAAATCTACAACTGTGATAAAGAAACTGAAAGCCCACTTTGCCAGACAAGGCATCCCTGATGTTGTCATCTCGGACAACGGACCACAATACTCATCGCAAGAATTCCACAGATTCAGCGAACGGTGGGAATTCCTGCATAAGACCTCGTCACCTGGGTACGCTCAGAGCAATGGCAAAGCAGAATCAGCCGTCAAAACAGCCAAGAGACTTTTGCACAAAGCGCAAATGGCTGGACAGGATCCCTACCTTGCTCTTTTGGATCACCTTAACACACTGTCACAAGGCCTGGACACCAGTCCAGCACAAAGACTTCTCAGTCGTCGCACCAGAACACTGCTGCCCACAAAAGCAAACCTTCTGCAGCCAAAAGTCGAACAGGTGCAGCAAGGACTACGCAGTAACCAAGAACGCCAGTCTGCCTACTACAACAGATCTGCCAGAGATCTGGACACATTGAAACCAGGGGACTGTGTGCGAATACAGCCATTTGGGTCTCACACTCTCTGGAGATTAGGCAAAGTTCTCAGGGCTGTGGATGCGAGATCCTACGAAGTCCAGCTGCAGTCTGGTGGTGTTCTGCGGAGGAATCGCAAACACCTCAGGCGTGCCCACGGACAGACCCTCAGTGAGTCTATGGACATGGAGACTGTGGTTGTTCTTCCACAGACTgttcctgaaacacacacagacacagacacaggtgaCACACACCCACCGGGTAGCAATGTATTACCGGTGACCACAAGGGCTGGTCGCACATTGGTGACGCCACAACGCTACAAAGACTTTGTGAACAAATAGTTGTGGACCACTCATGGACTTTGGGGGGACTAAAGAAAGAATGTGGAGAAAGCATAACATGTTTAGTAATGTGTGTTGTTATAAGTTTAAGACTAAAATAGGACATCGTTTGTAGAACTTTTCATTCTGAATTTACGATGTGGATCTGTGATTTGATTGCAGCTAGTATGTGTGAAGGGTAACAAGGAATATCACTCTAGTTAAATTAGTTTAGTTTTCACTGTAACAGTAATGAGTTTTGTCATTCAGAGATgatttatattgtgtgtatttttgacAGTTCATTAAGAgtcagaaaaagagaaaaaagagaaaggatgTTACAATAGTAATTGTGTTCACACGGACAGGTAGGAATGTGACACCGGAAGTAAGAGTGGAACGTGAGAGATGCACGTAGGTTGTaccgggactctctaaatcgacgccacttcgacctgggcgggactttacgtcctacgtcactcgctatgggtttgcatgtgtgcgcatagccgtcactcgcgatgggtgtatATGTGAGAAAGATTTtggctttagtgtctatgggttggtaataacggttctgatgatttttctgatggaaaagtggtcttttatttccataatctttgttcagtgaacgcataaacccgtttgttagttagcagttaaacaaaatgcaatctctttgtttacagttaccaacgaccaactgatgattgggggttcgattccctagtgatgcaaggttttttctttcattttggactgcacacacatagcgagtgacggatactcgcacaatgtacacacatcactgtctttacaatttctaggcaaccaaagtttaaagattgtcaagtggttaactcttgaatcgcatgtagcctactaagacctgatgggttagtggtcagagaacaactcattaacgcggggataaggggttctattccttaatgaagctagcttttttctttcatattggactggatgtttgtatgccattttgcgtaacttgtagtttatgatgaagaaatgttactggggttaaggttagggtaacgctaagggtaagacaaagtgtttttgcaacacaatatttcttacaataacaaagtccaaagttttgatgactccagttggaaacttaagatacctagagaaatgcctgagtgctcacaaaacatcaacaagtcagcagtgtggtacagggtgatcatttctgatatacagtacaaaagctgaaactattagccaggagtgggaaagatgcagacgcagacgtgggaagcattaagacgcaccaacacacagttgcctgttgcaaaatggttcacagtttaatataaatagttagggttagctggtattgcgttatctggtatggctatagtctaatgttagcttagttcgtgttgtttcgtcatgttaatcgctagtaatagtaagtcatttgtagaaatatagcctatcatcacagactgtaggaatgtcacccaccctccatcgcgtacgacactgacgctcgtaatctgtagtgcaagggagttcgtgcacagatccctgagacaaacggctacgcgcacacatgcaaacccatagcgagtgacgtaggacgtaaagtcccgcccaggtcgaagtggcgtcgatttagagagtcccagGTTGTACCAGTGAGTTAATAAAGAGTTTCCCTGTTGGGCTGTTATAAAGTAATTATGTAGTTCATTTAAGAGAAAAGGAGCAGTATTAAACAAGTGCAACGATTAGCAATGGAAAACAAAACGATCCAATAAGCAATTAGGTAGCTCGTTAAAATATATTGTCTAGTTTATCTGTTTACAACCGTCAGCTGAGCCATATTGGAGagattctctttctctttctgcaaCAACAGGTATTACGGGAAATCCCTTTTGTATTACGGGAAATCACGATCTTCTGCAGCCCTTGTCAGCTGAGGGTTGGGATGTGGATGTGGTGGTCGGATGCTATTGGGACGTTCGCATGAATATATACCAAATGACACCGTATCTTTCATTCAGTGTTATCATCAGGGAACACTGATAATGTTAGCTGTCCAGTAGAAAAAGAGAGTGACTCCTAAATCCACTGTTTGTCATAAGAATTTAAAGAAAAATGAGCAACTTTCTGAGAAACACATCGGTAAGGGCGAAATGCACAAGATGAATGAAAATAACCTTTTCCACTTCAtaacatctatctatctattctcAAACCAAGATTTCTTTGGTTACTTAAAAAGTAGTGCTGGCTTTAAAAAggtattttaaaatgtattttgttcAGTTTGTCCTCAAGCCCATTTCATATTATGTTATCAATAGTTAGAGACCaagtaatttgattggacaagaggcattccaCGAGTGTTGATAAAGAGTTTAAAGGGACTTTTATAAATGTATCACTCTGCTAGGAGTTCTAATAAACATTAATGTTATTACGGTCTTTATGTAGCTTAGATTGAAACAAACTATGCACCGCAAAGATTAACATGTTTCCAGATATAACATTTGGGTTGAATTACGAATGGTACgtttttttatgtgttgttTGGCAACAGTTAATTCCCAGTCCAGTTGCGGATCTATTTGTGTTGCTGGAGCCAAATAAAtccttaaataaacaaacaaacggcTGTGATTATCATGGGCACTCGGCCTACGGCCTCGTACCTACGACCAGCCGTGCTGATAAtcagtacaacagcactccCTCTTGTGTGATATTGCTTAAATAATAGGCCTAATGGGGGaaattttttttgtattcctaCCACCTTGATCAGGTGACCTTCCTCAGGTCGGTCTCCAGGCTAGGAATACAATGCTTCTAtgctaggggggggggaggtgcacCCCCACCTTTCAGTGGATGATTAACTTAACTAGTTTCAGAGGATAAAACGGTTGGTGGACTTCAAGGTCAGCCAACAAAGCCTTCTTTACATACAATACGTCATAGGGTCGAAGAGGTGTCGCTGAAGGTTATTatttctagagagagagaggcgtggcAATCAGAACCATAAAGCAATGCCTCTACTTGACACCCGAGCTACCGAACCTTCAGTAGAAGAGAGAGAAGCCTCCATGAAGGAACCGACAATGAGAGACAGTGCTGGTAAGTGTTTACATGCCACTTTTAAGTAATTATATGAAGCATGcttgtatttaaaaaatgctTTGACATTTACTTATTGTGCAGAAATACCAATTCGAATCACTTATTAACTTTCAAATActtttagttttttgtttttcttactGCAgtaatcatttttattttaagtgtTTGAAGGTAAGAATATTATGAGTAACAACCCAGGGATAACATGATTCAAGCATTTAAGAAATGCAGTTCAAGTTCTGAATAGCGCATTATAAACACTCTTAAATAAGATAAGAAAAAGTAATCGATTTAATGCATGTATGTTGTTGGATTTGATCTTTTTTGCACTAACTTGTTTACGTAAAAATGTATCattttactttaaaaaaaatctggaaATGGTATGACTTGTATTGCTTCAAATTTGAAAGTATAGAAAGAATCAAGGGATGCCATTTAATGTTATGATAAATATCTAATATTTACTCATAGCTAATTAGTATTTTGTTATGACGTCATATTTTATATAAACAGACCAGCAATCCACAATCGAGATTTGATATTTGGGGACTAAAAAGTTTAAAGTATACTGAGGGAtcgacaacacataacaaaactTAAATTGAAGTGAAAGTAAAATTGACCAGCTGACCTCTTGGAACTTGGACTGTTTATTCTATCGATGcaaaatagggttagggttaaaaccTTTCTACAAACCTTCAGTTGATCATGGACTGTTCACAGAAAATATTGGGGACACAATGAAACATTTCCACATAAACAGACTTAACTTTGTGACAAAGTAATACGATTGTTTTGTGTTCCCGATCTTAACGTAATTTTTTTTTGACCAAGCCTTCTTGTCACCCTAACAGGCCTACATATCACTAAATGTAAAGGATGCCTCGGACCGCTTCATTTCCAGAGCAGTGATGGCTCTAAGCTGTCGCTCATGGCGGGCTGCCGGTACGCTGAGAGACAAAAGGATACCTTCCAGAACGCCCTGGCCTTCAGCAACCGACCAATCGCCATAGAGGAGAGAATCCACGTCCGCGTGGAGAGATGTGACCAGCACTGGCAAGGCGCCCTGCGGTTGGGCTTCACCGCCATATCTCCGTCGTTGTTTGCTTGGGACGACAAACTCAGCATAGCTGATCCGGACGGCCCTCGCACCGGCCTCGGTTACTGGGCGCATCAGCTGCCTACCTGTCACACGTTGCCAGGGGCCGAGCTGTGTTTCTGGGTGAACACCCGGGGCGTGTTAATGTACAGGGGACCAGACCATGTCAAAAAAAAGCTTTTCGTCGGCGTAGACTTGGGACGACCTCTCTGGGCCATGGTCGACGTGTACGGCCAGACCAGGGCGGTGCGTATGTTGGGTGAGTTGACTTTCATCACGGTGTTGTGGGAGGTCAAGAGCAGACCTTAACTTGCGCTATGGTAATGGGGTTGTTTCTACAGGTATAGCCGTGTCGCTTTCGGACGACAGTTCTATCCTCTTTGGAGactttgggggggtgggggggcgttgGCGGAAGCGAGGAAACATAAGAAACGTTTTAGTTTCGAGCGGCCTAAACTGCTGCCCTATTACAGTAACAAAGGTGCACGTTTAATTCTATAACCTAAGCTAACTCGTCAATTTCATAATGATTATTTTTGTTCCTATTCCTCAGggtccaaaaagaaaaaaataggaTTTAGGACAAAGAAATCCTGCCCGGcaacccctcccccagctcccacGGACGGAGACAGCTGCCTGTGTGTGGACCGAGGGCAGCCGTGTGAAAGGCCTCGCCAGTCGCCCTCAACGTACACACAGCCACCAAACAGCCCCGGTGAGTTTCTCTAAGTTCACTCTCTGAAACTCTCTAAAGTCCACTTCAATAATAGCTCCTACATGCATCTGCGGGTGAGGGCACTTGTCGGAACctgtctcccctccttcctagaaCCTCTCAGCACAGAACACATTTAGTCATATCTCAGTGTCGGAATTCGATCTGAATCAGAGGATTTTCTAACATTTTACATGATGGATCGTTTTTCAGGTCCATCCTGTTAAATTAATATgacttgtatatatatatatatatatatatattttatagatatattataGATTCATGAGCAATtacatttgtatatatgtataaatatatatatatatatatatatatatacaggtgctggtcatattattagaatatcatgaaaaagttgatttatttcattaattccatttagaaagtcaaacctgtagaatgtatacattcattccaaacagactgatacattataagtgttttttgccaaaaagaagatgattatagctgacaaccaatgaaaaccctaaattcaacatctcagaaaattagaatatggtgaaaaggtcagatattgaagacacctggtgccacactggaaaagcctttaaatggtctctcgttttgattctgtatgacacacaatcatggggaagactgctgacttgacaactgtccaaaagatgaccattgatactttaaagaaggagggcaagacacaaaaggtcattgccaaagaggttggaagttcccagagctctgtgtccaagcacattaatagagaggcgaagggaagaaaaagatgtggtagaaaagagtgtacaagcaagagggataaacgcgccctggagaggattgtcaaacaaaaccgattcaaaaatgtgggggagatccaaaaagagtggactgtagctggagtcagtgcttcaagaagcaccacacaccgacgtatgcaagatatgggcttcagctgtcgcattcctcgtgtaaagccactcttgaataagagacaacgtcaaaagcgtctcgcctgggctcaagacaaaaaggactggactgctgctgagtggtccaaagttatgttttcagatgaaagtaaattttgtatctcctttggaaatcaaggtcccagagtctggaggaagacaggagaggcacagaatccacgttgcctgaagtccagtgtaaaatttccacagtcagtaatggtctggggtgccatgtcatctactgctgttggtccactgtgtttcctgaggtccagggtcaatgcagcagtctaccaggaagttttagaacactttatgctgcctgccgcggaccaactttatggaggtgacgatttcattttccaacatgacttggcacctgcacacagtgccaaatctaccagtacccggtttaaggaccatggtatccctcttcttgattggcctgcaaactcacctgaccttaaccccatagaaaacctatggggtattgtgaagcggaagatgcgagatgccagacccaacaatgctgaagagctgaaggccactattaaagcaacctgggctctcataacacctgaggagtgcaacagactggtcgactccatgccacgccgtattgcttcagcaattcaggcaaaaggagctgcaactaagtattgattgccatacatgctgaaactttccatgttcatacttttcagttggcccacatttctaaaaaatcattttttgtactagtcgtaactaatattctaattttctgagatactgaatttgggattttcagtaattgtcagtactaatcatccaaattaaaagaaataaacatttcaaatatatcactctgtgtgtaatgaattgatataatatgtaagtttcacgttctgaatataattactgaaataaatcaactttttcatgatattctaataatttgaccagcacctgtgtgtatatatatatatatatatatatatatatatatatatatatacacacatgtaaTTGCTCATAAATCTTGTCTACAGCACCATTTACAATTATGATAAATATAACAGCTTTAAAT
It encodes:
- the LOC115542943 gene encoding E3 ubiquitin-protein ligase NEURL3, with product MPLLDTRATEPSVEEREASMKEPTMRDSAGLHITKCKGCLGPLHFQSSDGSKLSLMAGCRYAERQKDTFQNALAFSNRPIAIEERIHVRVERCDQHWQGALRLGFTAISPSLFAWDDKLSIADPDGPRTGLGYWAHQLPTCHTLPGAELCFWVNTRGVLMYRGPDHVKKKLFVGVDLGRPLWAMVDVYGQTRAVRMLGSKKKKIGFRTKKSCPATPPPAPTDGDSCLCVDRGQPCERPRQSPSTYTQPPNSPDSNSPEVCVVCLEDCAASVTLVCGHRCLCSSCANRIIAEFGTCPICRQSI